Genomic segment of Terriglobia bacterium:
GGACCTAAACCTGGACGTAGACGTGGACCTTTTGAGCGGAGACAAACTCTTGCACGCCCAGCCTTTATCAGGCTACGGGTCGCTTCTTATCGCTTGCGGCGCAGCAGAGCGTCAAGGTCCACGTCCAAGTCCAAGTCCAGGTCGGGAAAGTGGGTTAAGTTAGCGCTTATAGGCTCACGCCCGGGGCTATTCTCTGGCGCCCCTTCGGGGTTGGGAGCTTTTCTATCGTCACCATATTTTAAGATCATCCATAATTCCGGGTCATATCCGCGCAGGAAGAATTTTATAGTTGACATTCGCAGTAGATGTTTAATACAACTATTGGTGTTTACATTTATAGGGGACCGCCATGGTAAATCCGGGCATTCGGGAGTTCAGGAAGCACTTGCGGGTGATCGAGCGGGCAGTCGGAAGCCTGCTCAAGGAGGGAACTTCCTGCTGCGAAGTCACGCTCGCCCAATGTCACGCCCTGCTCGAGATCGCGGAAACGGGGGAAACGAGCATCGTCGATCTGTCCGAGCGGCTGGGGCTGGATACGAGCACGCTCAGCCGGACCGTCGACAGCCTGGTGAAGGCGGGTTATGTAAGCCGGGAGATCGATCCGGAAAACCGGCGCTACGTGCAATTGCATCTAACCGATGCCGGCAAAGGCAAAGTTGAGTTCATTGACGACTCCTGCGACCGGTTCTACACGGACCTGCTGGCCCGCATTCCGAAAAGCCAACGGCCCATGCTGGCGGAATCCGTGAAGTTGCTCGCCTCGATGCTTGCCGGCACATCCGGAGCGTCTTGCGATCCGGGCGGCTGCCGGGTTCCGGCGACAGCGCGCAAAAGGGGGAATCGGCATGGAAAACGAGAATAAGCAATGCGGCACTTCCTGTTGCGGCGGTGGACAGACGCGGGTGGCGCCGACGGTGCGGCCCGGCCTGAAAAAGACCGACGATGGCGTTCCGGTGGTGGACGCCCGTTTGACCCTGTCGGACCGCTGGGGCGGCTGGAAGGTGCGCTTGGGGATCGGTCGCGGCCGATACCGTGTCGAGCCCGGACTCTATGCCTTCGGCGCCCCCGATTCCGGATCTCCGGTTCTGGTGACGGCCAACTACAAGCTGACCTTCGATTCGTTGCGGAAGGAGCTGACCGGCCTCAAGGCCTGGATCCTGGTATTGGATACCCACGGAATCAACGTCTGGTGTGCGGCGGGGAAGGGGACCTTCGGGACCGCAGAGTTGGTCCGCCGCATCGAGTCCTCCGGCCTGCGCGCGCGCATCACGCACCACACACTGATCCTTCCTCAGCTGGGCGCGCCCGGCGTGGCCGGGCACGAGGTGAAGAAACTCACAGGATTCCATACCGTCTACGGTCCCGTCCGGGCCCGTGACGTCAAGCGGTTCCTTGCGGACGGGACAAAGGCCACGCCGGAGATGAGACTGGTGCGTTTCGGGTTAAAGGACCGCCTGGCCCTGGTTCCGACCGAATTGGGAGGGATTGTCAAATATATTTTTCTGTTTCTGATGGTATCGGCGGCATGGCACCTCGT
This window contains:
- a CDS encoding MarR family transcriptional regulator, translated to MVNPGIREFRKHLRVIERAVGSLLKEGTSCCEVTLAQCHALLEIAETGETSIVDLSERLGLDTSTLSRTVDSLVKAGYVSREIDPENRRYVQLHLTDAGKGKVEFIDDSCDRFYTDLLARIPKSQRPMLAESVKLLASMLAGTSGASCDPGGCRVPATARKRGNRHGKRE
- a CDS encoding acetyl-CoA synthase subunit gamma, with the translated sequence MENENKQCGTSCCGGGQTRVAPTVRPGLKKTDDGVPVVDARLTLSDRWGGWKVRLGIGRGRYRVEPGLYAFGAPDSGSPVLVTANYKLTFDSLRKELTGLKAWILVLDTHGINVWCAAGKGTFGTAELVRRIESSGLRARITHHTLILPQLGAPGVAGHEVKKLTGFHTVYGPVRARDVKRFLADGTKATPEMRLVRFGLKDRLALVPTELGGIVKYIFLFLMVSAAWHLVHGTLALRTLAPLSLMLIGAALSGTLFVPALLPWIPFRSFALKGWLLGMLWAVAAGMIYDVGPANFAGILLLLPAISAFLALNFTGSTTFTSQTGVNKEIRLFARPIALSAILGIALMVF